Below is a window of Prosthecobacter algae DNA.
GAAAAGCGTCTGGCCATTGTGGTGTGCGATCTCCTCGGCGGAGCGCGCCAGATGTTTGATGAGGCGGCGAGGCTGGTCCAGGCGCAGACGGGCATCCCCCGTGAGTGTGTGCTGATGTCGGCCACGCACACGCATTCCGCCTCCAGCGCCCTGAGCGAGAACCGCTATTCCCTGGACGAGCCGTTGAATGAATATCAGGCCTTTGTGGCACGCCGCATTGCCGATGGGGTGACGCGGGCCGTCAATAATCTGGTCCCTGTGAAGATTGGCTGGGCCGTGGGCCAGGAGCCGGATCAGGTCTTCAACCGACGCTGGTTCATGAAGGAGGGAACGGTGCCGCCGAATCCCTTTGGCGGCATTGATCAGGTGAAGATGAATCCCCCACGTGGACCCAATCTGGTGAAGCCCGCTGGGCCGACGGACCCCGAGGTCTGCGTGATCTCCCTGCAGACTGCCGATGGCAAGCCCCTGGCCGTGCTGGCGAACTACTCGCTTCACTATGTGGGCGATGTGGGCAATGGCCATATTTCGGCGGATTACTTCGCCGTCTTCTGTGATCGTTTGCAACAGTTGTTAGGCGCAGATCGGCAGGAGGTGCCCTTCGTTGCCATGCTGAGCAATGGCACCAGCGGCAACATCAATAACAATGACTATTCGAAACCTGCCGCCAAGGCAGGTCCTCCGTACAGCAAGATCAAAGCGGTGGCGGATGAGGTGGCCGAGGCGGCTTTTGAGGCCATGAAAGGCATCACCTACCGTGACTGGGTGCCCCTGGATTCACGTTTCAGCGAGCTGCGTCTGGATGCACGCCGGCCGACCGCAGAACAGATAGCCCGGGCTGAAGGCATCGTTGCCAAGCCCCGTGTCATCGGGGGCAAGGCTCTTCTGGACGTGGTGTATGCGGAGCGCACGCTCAAGCTCCGCGCCGTCGGACCCCACATTGATCTTCCTCTGCAGACGTTGCGCATTGGGGAGGCTGGCATCTGCGCCATCCCCTGCGAGACCTTTGTGGAAACAGGGCTTGAACTGAAATTAAAGAGTCCCTTCAAACCCTCCTTCACCCACAGCATCGCGGGCGGGTACTTTGGTTATCTGCCCACGCCGGAGCATCATCGGTTGGGCGGTTACGAAACCTGGCTGGGCACCAATCGTTTGGAAGTGGAGGCCAGCACCAAGATTACTGCCCGCCTTTTGGAGATGCTACAGAGCATGAAGGGTGCAGTTCCCCATTGAGCCTACAAGACAGAAGGGGGCGCACCCCATCTGAAGCTGTGTCTGGAGCATTGATTCTGTGATCAGTTCTGGCCACAGTCTGCGTAATTGCTTCCCCAACATGCGTGCCTTTTTGCTTTCCTGCCTG
It encodes the following:
- a CDS encoding neutral/alkaline non-lysosomal ceramidase N-terminal domain-containing protein: MRHLLVWIALSLVTAGAQEPAKKLLAGAATSNITPPIGGAIVGGFSPFPSTHIHDELHARCLVLDNGEKRLAIVVCDLLGGARQMFDEAARLVQAQTGIPRECVLMSATHTHSASSALSENRYSLDEPLNEYQAFVARRIADGVTRAVNNLVPVKIGWAVGQEPDQVFNRRWFMKEGTVPPNPFGGIDQVKMNPPRGPNLVKPAGPTDPEVCVISLQTADGKPLAVLANYSLHYVGDVGNGHISADYFAVFCDRLQQLLGADRQEVPFVAMLSNGTSGNINNNDYSKPAAKAGPPYSKIKAVADEVAEAAFEAMKGITYRDWVPLDSRFSELRLDARRPTAEQIARAEGIVAKPRVIGGKALLDVVYAERTLKLRAVGPHIDLPLQTLRIGEAGICAIPCETFVETGLELKLKSPFKPSFTHSIAGGYFGYLPTPEHHRLGGYETWLGTNRLEVEASTKITARLLEMLQSMKGAVPH